In the genome of Raphanus sativus cultivar WK10039 chromosome 4, ASM80110v3, whole genome shotgun sequence, one region contains:
- the LOC108854093 gene encoding G-type lectin S-receptor-like serine/threonine-protein kinase At5g24080 isoform X1 has translation MSSFHFSSPSFCLLFSFLCLFLLSSVQVGLATEPSISLGSKLSASESNRVWVSANGTFAIGFTRFKPTDRFLLSIWFAQLPGDPTIVWSPNRNSPVTKEAILELDATGNLVLSDQTTTIWASNTSNHGVESAVMSESGNFLLLGTQVTTSPAIWQSFSQPTDTLLPNQPLTVSLELTSNPSPSRHGHYSLKMLQQHTSLSLGLTYNINLDPHANYSYWSVPEISNVTGDVTALLDDTGSFKIVYGESSTGAVYVYKNPVDDNRNYNNNSSNSRLTKNRIMRRLVLENNGNLRLYRWDNDMNGSSQWVPEWAAVSNPCDIAGICGNGVCNLDRTKKNADCLCLPGSVKLPDQENNKLCSDNSSLVQECERDINRNGTFKISTVQETNYYFSERSVIANYSDIGNVSKCGSMCLSDCKCVASVYGLDDEKPYCWILKSLNFGGFKDPGSTLFVKTRANESYPFNNHDDKDSKSNKSHGLRQKILVIPIVVGMLVLVALLGLLLYYNIDRKRTIKRAAKNSLILCDSPVSFTYRDLQNATNNFSQLLGSGGFGTVYKGRVAGETLVAVKRLDRVLSHGEREFITEVNTIGSMHHMNLVRLCGYCSEDSHRLLVYEFMINGSLDKWIFSSDRTARLLDWRTRFEIAVATAQGISYFHEQCRNRIIHCDIKPENILLDENFCPKISDFGLAKMMGREHSQVVTMIRGTRGYLAPEWVSNRPITVKADVYSYGMLLLEIVGGRRNLDVSFNAEDFFYPGWAYKELTNGTALKAVDRRLQGVAEEEEVVKTLKVAYWCIQDDISMRPSMGEVVKLLEGSPDEINLPPMPQTILELVDEGLEDVYRALRREVNNQLSSFTVNTMTTSQSYLSSSRSHATCSYSSMSPR, from the exons ATGTCTTCATTTCATTTTAGTTCTCCTTCATTTTGTCTCTTGTTCTCGTTCTTATGCTTGTTCTTACTTAGCTCGGTTCAAGTTGGCTTGGCTACTGAACCGAGCATCAGTTTGGGTTCAAAATTATCAGCTAGTGAATCGAACAGGGTATGGGTTTCCGCAAACGGTACTTTTGCAATCGGGTTTACTCGATTTAAACCAACCGACCGGTTCTTACTGAGCATTTGGTTCGCACAGCTTCCCGGTGATCCAACCATCGTTTGGTCTCCCAACAG AAACTCCCCAGTCACAAAAGAAGCAATCTTGGAGCTAGACGCCACCGGAAACCTCGTACTTTCCGACCAAACCACCACCATCTGGGCCTCAAACACCTCAAACCACGGCGTGGAATCAGCGGTCATGTCCGAATCCGGAAACTTCCTCCTCCTTGGGACCCAAGTTACCACCTCTCCAGCCATTTGGCAAAGCTTTTCACAACCTACCGACACTCTCCTTCCAAACCAACCCTTAACAGTTTCCCTAGAATTAACTTCTAACCCTTCACCGTCGCGTCATGGCCATTACTCACTGAAAATGCTTCAGCAACACACTTCGCTTAGCCTCGGCCTAACCTACAACATCAATCTTGACCCTCACGCAAACTACTCATACTGGTCCGTACCAGAGATTTCGAATGTCACTGGAGATGTTACCGCTCTTCTTGACGATACTGGAAGCTTCAAGATCGTATACGGAGAGTCCTCTACAGGAGCAGTGTATGTCTACAAGAATCCGGTAGACGATAACCGGAACTATAACAACAATAGTAGTAACTCCCGGTTAACGAAAAACCGGATTATGCGGAGATTGGTATTAGAGAACAACGGTAATCTCCGGTTATACCGATGGGACAACGACATGAATGGTTCAAGCCAATGGGTACCTGAATGGGCGGCTGTGTCAAATCCATGTGACATAGCTGGGATATGCGGTAACGGAGTATGCAATTTGGACCGAACCAAGAAAAACGCAGACTGTTTATGTCTACCCGGTTCGGTTAAACTTCCTgatcaagaaaacaataaactCTGTTCAGACAACTCATCCCTGGTCCAAGAATGCGAGAGAGACATCAACCGTAACGGCACCTTCAAGATCTCGACGGTCCAAGAGACTAATTACTACTTCTCCGAACGTTCAGTTATCGCCAATTACAGCGATATCGGTAACGTGAGTAAATGCGGTTCGATGTGTTTGTCTGATTGCAAATGTGTTGCTTCGGTTTACGGTTTAGATGATGAGAAGCCTTATTGTTGGATTCTAAAGAGCCTGAACTTTGGCGGGTTTAAAGATCCTGGTTCAACACTTTTCGTCAAGACTAGAGCTAATGAGTCTTATCCTTTCAATAATCATGATGATAAGGATTCTAAATCGAATAAAAGCCATGGGTTAAGACAGAAGATTCTTGTGATTCCTATAGTTGTTGGGATGCTTGTGCTTGTGGCACTACTTGGTTTGTTGTTATACTATAATATAGATAGGAAGAGAACAATAAAGAGAGCTGCAAAGAACTCGCTGATCCTTTGTGACTCTCCTGTGAGTTTTACTTACCGTGATCTTCAGAACGCTACAAATAATTTCTCCCAACTTCTTGGATCAG GTGGATTTGGGACAGTATACAAAGGAAGAGTAGCGGGTGAAACGCTGGTTGCAGTGAAGAGATTAGATAGAGTATTATCTCATGGAGAGCGAGAGTTTATCACTGAAGTCAATACCATTGGTTCCATGCATCACATGAACCTAGTTCGGTTGTGTGGTTACTGCTCCGAAGACTCACACCG GCTTCTAGTCTATGAGTTCATGATAAATGGGTCGTTAGACAAATGGATATTCTCTTCTGACCGGACGGCCAGGCTGCTTGATTGGCGAACACGTTTTGAGATAGCGGTGGCAACTGCTCAGGGGATATCTTATTTTCATGAACAGTGTAGAAATAGGATAATTCATTGCGACATTAAACCCGAGAACATCTTGTTGGATGAAAACTTCTGTCCAAAGATATCGGATTTTGGGTTGGCTAAGATGATGGGGAGAGAGCATTCTCAGGTGGTTACAATGATTAGAGGGACGAGAGGGTATCTAGCTCCGGAATGGGTGAGTAACCGGCCTATCACAGTGAAGGCAGATGTGTATAGCTATGGGATGCTCCTTCTTGAGATTGTTGGTGGTAGGAGAAATCTTGATGTGTCCTTCAACGCTGAAGATTTCTTTTACCCTGGATGGGCGTACAAG GAACTAACGAATGGGACGGCCTTGAAGGCTGTGGATAGAAGGCTACAAGGAGtagcagaggaagaagaagtagTAAAAACTCTTAAAGTGGCTTATTGGTGCATACAAGACGACATATCAATGAGGCCGTCAATGGGAGAAGTGGTGAAGCTTCTAGAAGGTTCTCCAGACGAGATTAATTTGCCTCCAATGCCGCAGACGATTTTAGAACTTGTTGATGAAGGATTGGAGGATGTGTATAGAGCGTTGAGGAGAGAGGTTAATAACCAGCTTAGCTCTTTCACTGTTAATACCATGACAACCTCTCAGAGCTATCTTTCTTCCTCGCGGTCTCATGCTACTTGTAGTTACTCTTCCATGTCTCCTAGGTAG
- the LOC108854093 gene encoding G-type lectin S-receptor-like serine/threonine-protein kinase At5g24080 isoform X2 yields the protein MSESGNFLLLGTQVTTSPAIWQSFSQPTDTLLPNQPLTVSLELTSNPSPSRHGHYSLKMLQQHTSLSLGLTYNINLDPHANYSYWSVPEISNVTGDVTALLDDTGSFKIVYGESSTGAVYVYKNPVDDNRNYNNNSSNSRLTKNRIMRRLVLENNGNLRLYRWDNDMNGSSQWVPEWAAVSNPCDIAGICGNGVCNLDRTKKNADCLCLPGSVKLPDQENNKLCSDNSSLVQECERDINRNGTFKISTVQETNYYFSERSVIANYSDIGNVSKCGSMCLSDCKCVASVYGLDDEKPYCWILKSLNFGGFKDPGSTLFVKTRANESYPFNNHDDKDSKSNKSHGLRQKILVIPIVVGMLVLVALLGLLLYYNIDRKRTIKRAAKNSLILCDSPVSFTYRDLQNATNNFSQLLGSGGFGTVYKGRVAGETLVAVKRLDRVLSHGEREFITEVNTIGSMHHMNLVRLCGYCSEDSHRLLVYEFMINGSLDKWIFSSDRTARLLDWRTRFEIAVATAQGISYFHEQCRNRIIHCDIKPENILLDENFCPKISDFGLAKMMGREHSQVVTMIRGTRGYLAPEWVSNRPITVKADVYSYGMLLLEIVGGRRNLDVSFNAEDFFYPGWAYKELTNGTALKAVDRRLQGVAEEEEVVKTLKVAYWCIQDDISMRPSMGEVVKLLEGSPDEINLPPMPQTILELVDEGLEDVYRALRREVNNQLSSFTVNTMTTSQSYLSSSRSHATCSYSSMSPR from the exons ATGTCCGAATCCGGAAACTTCCTCCTCCTTGGGACCCAAGTTACCACCTCTCCAGCCATTTGGCAAAGCTTTTCACAACCTACCGACACTCTCCTTCCAAACCAACCCTTAACAGTTTCCCTAGAATTAACTTCTAACCCTTCACCGTCGCGTCATGGCCATTACTCACTGAAAATGCTTCAGCAACACACTTCGCTTAGCCTCGGCCTAACCTACAACATCAATCTTGACCCTCACGCAAACTACTCATACTGGTCCGTACCAGAGATTTCGAATGTCACTGGAGATGTTACCGCTCTTCTTGACGATACTGGAAGCTTCAAGATCGTATACGGAGAGTCCTCTACAGGAGCAGTGTATGTCTACAAGAATCCGGTAGACGATAACCGGAACTATAACAACAATAGTAGTAACTCCCGGTTAACGAAAAACCGGATTATGCGGAGATTGGTATTAGAGAACAACGGTAATCTCCGGTTATACCGATGGGACAACGACATGAATGGTTCAAGCCAATGGGTACCTGAATGGGCGGCTGTGTCAAATCCATGTGACATAGCTGGGATATGCGGTAACGGAGTATGCAATTTGGACCGAACCAAGAAAAACGCAGACTGTTTATGTCTACCCGGTTCGGTTAAACTTCCTgatcaagaaaacaataaactCTGTTCAGACAACTCATCCCTGGTCCAAGAATGCGAGAGAGACATCAACCGTAACGGCACCTTCAAGATCTCGACGGTCCAAGAGACTAATTACTACTTCTCCGAACGTTCAGTTATCGCCAATTACAGCGATATCGGTAACGTGAGTAAATGCGGTTCGATGTGTTTGTCTGATTGCAAATGTGTTGCTTCGGTTTACGGTTTAGATGATGAGAAGCCTTATTGTTGGATTCTAAAGAGCCTGAACTTTGGCGGGTTTAAAGATCCTGGTTCAACACTTTTCGTCAAGACTAGAGCTAATGAGTCTTATCCTTTCAATAATCATGATGATAAGGATTCTAAATCGAATAAAAGCCATGGGTTAAGACAGAAGATTCTTGTGATTCCTATAGTTGTTGGGATGCTTGTGCTTGTGGCACTACTTGGTTTGTTGTTATACTATAATATAGATAGGAAGAGAACAATAAAGAGAGCTGCAAAGAACTCGCTGATCCTTTGTGACTCTCCTGTGAGTTTTACTTACCGTGATCTTCAGAACGCTACAAATAATTTCTCCCAACTTCTTGGATCAG GTGGATTTGGGACAGTATACAAAGGAAGAGTAGCGGGTGAAACGCTGGTTGCAGTGAAGAGATTAGATAGAGTATTATCTCATGGAGAGCGAGAGTTTATCACTGAAGTCAATACCATTGGTTCCATGCATCACATGAACCTAGTTCGGTTGTGTGGTTACTGCTCCGAAGACTCACACCG GCTTCTAGTCTATGAGTTCATGATAAATGGGTCGTTAGACAAATGGATATTCTCTTCTGACCGGACGGCCAGGCTGCTTGATTGGCGAACACGTTTTGAGATAGCGGTGGCAACTGCTCAGGGGATATCTTATTTTCATGAACAGTGTAGAAATAGGATAATTCATTGCGACATTAAACCCGAGAACATCTTGTTGGATGAAAACTTCTGTCCAAAGATATCGGATTTTGGGTTGGCTAAGATGATGGGGAGAGAGCATTCTCAGGTGGTTACAATGATTAGAGGGACGAGAGGGTATCTAGCTCCGGAATGGGTGAGTAACCGGCCTATCACAGTGAAGGCAGATGTGTATAGCTATGGGATGCTCCTTCTTGAGATTGTTGGTGGTAGGAGAAATCTTGATGTGTCCTTCAACGCTGAAGATTTCTTTTACCCTGGATGGGCGTACAAG GAACTAACGAATGGGACGGCCTTGAAGGCTGTGGATAGAAGGCTACAAGGAGtagcagaggaagaagaagtagTAAAAACTCTTAAAGTGGCTTATTGGTGCATACAAGACGACATATCAATGAGGCCGTCAATGGGAGAAGTGGTGAAGCTTCTAGAAGGTTCTCCAGACGAGATTAATTTGCCTCCAATGCCGCAGACGATTTTAGAACTTGTTGATGAAGGATTGGAGGATGTGTATAGAGCGTTGAGGAGAGAGGTTAATAACCAGCTTAGCTCTTTCACTGTTAATACCATGACAACCTCTCAGAGCTATCTTTCTTCCTCGCGGTCTCATGCTACTTGTAGTTACTCTTCCATGTCTCCTAGGTAG
- the LOC108853853 gene encoding LOW QUALITY PROTEIN: acidic endochitinase (The sequence of the model RefSeq protein was modified relative to this genomic sequence to represent the inferred CDS: inserted 1 base in 1 codon) → MNKIKFLMPVLSFLFFLSCSYCKPSHSSGGIAIYWGQNGFEGSLSATCTTGRYAYVNIAFLVKFGNGQTPELNLAGHCNPAANTCTHFGAQVKTCQRHGIKVMLSLGGSIGNYSIGSREDAKVVADYLWNNFLGGKSSSRPLGDAVLDGIDFNIELGSPQHWDDLVRFLSNFSHPGRKVYITGAPQCLFPDDLMGSALKTRLFDYVWVMFYNNPPCQYTLGDTQSLIDSWKTWTTSVNAQKIFLGLPAAPEXAGGGYIPADVLVSQILPTVKKSRKYGGVMLWSKFWDDKNGYSSSILARV, encoded by the exons atgaataagATAAAATTTCTTATGCCTGTTTTatcctttctcttcttcttaagTTGCTCTTATTGTAAACCCTCCCATTCATCCGGAGGCATAGCCATCTACTGGGGCCAGAACGGCTTCGAAGGTAGTCTCTCGGCCACATGTACCACCGGCAGGTATGCTTACGTCAACATCGCCTTTCTTGTGAAATTTGGAAACGGTCAAACGCCGGAGCTCAACCTTGCCGGCCACTGCAACCCTGCGGCCAACACTTGCACCCATTTTGGCGCTCAGGTCAAAACTTGTCAACGTCATGGCATTAAG GTTATGTTGTCTCTCGGCGGCTCGATAGGAAACTACTCAATCGGGTCTAGGGAGGACGCGAAAGTGGTCGCAGATTACTTGTGGAACAACTTTTTGGGAGGAAAATCATCATCACGTCCTTTAGGAGATGCTGTTCTTGATGGTATCGATTTCAATATCGAACTTGGCTCGCCTCAACACTGGGATGATCTTGTTAG GTTTCTTTCAAATTTTAGCCACCCCGGAAGAAAGGTATACATAACAGGAGCTCCTCAGTGTCTATTTCCAGACGATCTAATGGGAAGTGCCCTTAAAACTAGACTTTTCGACTATGTTTGGGTCATGTTCTACAACAATCCACCTTGTCAATACACTTTAGGTGATACGCAAAGCCTTATCGATTCGTGGAAGACGTGGACCACTTCGGTCAATgcccaaaaaatatttttaggtcTCCCTGCGGCTCCTG CCGCAGGAGGTGGATATATCCCAGCGGATGTTCTGGTTTCACAGATTCTTCCAACTGTAAAGAAGTCACGGAAATACGGAGGTGTAATGCTTTGGTCAAAATTCTGGGATGATAAAAATGGTTACAGTTCATCTATATTGGCTCGCGTGTGA
- the LOC108852349 gene encoding probable WRKY transcription factor 30, producing MERKSNSGEWEKMKKEIHELMTEGIDYAHQLKSQLGSSSSDLESREHLAKKILESYHKSLTIMNHSGELEQVSPHIHGGGSPKSDDSDQEHHQTITSSKKSMPRWTEKVRITPGVEIDRMLDDGFSWRKYGQKDILGAKFPRGYYRCTYRKSQGCEATKQVQRSNENQMLFEISYRGIHSCSQAANVRSAIPVRVLEPDQTQGHENLEMVKESLDTDNHNYNHQPHLHQSMQYPLSSTPTLESNNMMLQLRDQNIDFFGSTSFSSDLGANVNYDYLASHNVGSVSHSTSNSPSESPFESFDPNNPFKGFGGFYS from the exons ATGGAGAGGAAAAGTAATAGTGGAGAGtgggagaagatgaagaaagagaTCCACGAGCTGATGACAGAAGGAATAGACTATGCTCACCAGCTCAAGTCTCAACTCGGCTCTTCTTCATCTGATCTAGAATCACGTGAGCATTTGGCCAAGAAGATTCTTGAATCTTACCACAAGTCTCTTACCATTATGAATCACTCGGGCGAACTCGAGCAAGTTTCTCCCCATATCCACGGTGGAGGAAGCCCCAAGAGCGATGATTCCGACCAAGAACACCACCAAACCATCACGAG TTCGAAGAAGTCAATGCCAAGGTGGACGGAAAAAGTCAGAATTACCCCTGGAGTTGAGATTGATAGAATGCTTGACGATGGGTTCAGCTGGAGAAAGTACGGCCAAAAGGATATCCTCGGAGCCAAATTTCCAAG GGGATACTATAGATGCACGTATAGAAAATCTCAAGGATGTGAAGCCACCAAACAAGTCCAGAGATCCAACGAAAATCAGATGCTCTTTGAGATTAGTTACCGTGGAATACATTCTTGCTCCCAAGCCGCTAATGTTCGTTCAGCCATTCCGGTGCGAGTTCTTGAACCAGACCAGACTCAAGGACACGAAAATCTTGAGATGGTGAAGGAAAGTCTAGACACTGATAATCACAACTACAATCATCAACCACATTTGCATCAATCCATGCAATATCCTTTGTCCTCTACCCCAACTCTAGAGAGTAACAATATGATGCTTCAACTGAGAGATCAAAACATTGACTTTTTCGGATCTACGAGTTTCTCTAGTGATCTAGGAGCTAATGTCAACTATGATTATCTGGCTTCTCACAATGTTGGCTCAGTTTCTCACTCTACATCAAACTCTCCTTCGGAATCTCCGTTTGAAAGCTTTGATCCAAATAATCCATTCAAAGGTTTTGGAGGGTTCTATTCTTAG
- the LOC108849417 gene encoding RNA polymerase sigma factor sigE, chloroplastic/mitochondrial-like, translating to MGVVFISSSAARSPLGLSSDYLLTQRSSLKKPSIVAFKADDSTNSPLIIPRVLDKQKEKRVVATRRKPCKATKTTTKSPLDQNVAPSCPLDYNEAAARLENIYKLSPPPPATTLEEEEEDGTKVKVPRRRKRKDSGEENKKVVVRNNGEKEKRLTLDKRIALKRNNVQEKPVNAREKVTKKQQEEEEKLERLVREYSASNDVVSLDWKKMKIPPVLTSTEHTWLFKLMQPMKALLQVKDELEKSMGREPREAEIAGEINMSVAEVKKKIEIGRAARNKLIKHNLRLVLFVMNKYFQDLTNGPKFQDLCQAGMRGLITAIDRFEPKRKLRLSTYGLFWIRHAIIRSMTTSNFTRVPFGLESVRVEIYKAKMELLFELGRLPTEEEVVKRLKISPERYREVLRAAKPVFSLNSKHAVTQEEFINGITDVDGVGADNRRQLALLRLALDDVLDSLKPKESLVVRQRYGLDGKGDRTLGEIAGNLNISREMVRKHEVKALMKLKHQARVDYLRQYII from the exons ATGGGAGTAGTGTTTATTTCAAGCTCAGCTGCGAGATCACCTCTGGGGCTAAGCAGTGATTATCTTCTGACACAACGGTCTTCACTTAAAAAGCCATCCATTGTTGCTTTCAAAGCAGATGATTCCACCAACTCACCTTTGATCATTCCTCGAGTTTTGGACAAGCAGAAGGAGAAGAGAGTAGTGGCAACGAGGAGAAAGCCCTGTAAAGCCacgaaaacaacaacaaagtcTCCACTAGATCAAAACGTGGCTCCTTCGTGTCCGTTAGACTACAACGAAGCCGCTGCGAGACTAGAAAACATTTACAAGCTcagtcctcctcctcctgcaaCAACtctcgaggaagaagaagaagacggcaCCAAAGTGAAAGTTCcacggaggaggaagaggaaagaCAGCGGCGAGGAGAATAAGAAAGTAGTTGTGAGGAACAATGGGGAGAAGGAGAAGCGTCTGACTCTTGATAAACGGATAGCGTTGAAGAGAAACAACGTTCAAGAGAAGCCAGTTAACGCTAGGGAGAAAGTGACAAAGAAGCagcaagaggaggaggagaagctggAGAGGCTGGTGAGAGAGTACTCAGCTTCTAATGATGTAGTCAGCTTGGActggaaaaaaatgaagataccTCCTGTTCTTACTTCCACTGAACACACTTGGTTGTTTAAGTTGATGCAACCTATGAAG GCTCTTCTTCAAGTGAAAGATGAGTTGGAGAAGAGCATGGGAAGAGAGCCGAGGGAAGCTGAGATAGCTGGAGAGATCAATATGAGTGTGGCTgaagtgaaaaagaaaatcGAAATTGGTAGAGCTGCAAGGAACAAACTTATTAAG CACAATCTCCGTCTTGTATTGTTTGTTATGAACAAATATTTTCAAGATTTAACCAACGGACCGAAGTTCCAAGACCTGTGTCAAGCCGGTATGAGAGGGCTCATCACAGCGATTGACCGGTTTGAGCCTAAAAGGAAGTTACGTCTCTCAACTTATGGTTTGTTTTGGATTAGACATGCCATCATACGCTCCATGACTACCTCTAACTTCACTCGTGTCccttttggacttgaatcg GTTAGAGTGGAGATCTACAAAGCAAAGATGGAGCTGTTGTTTGAGCTTGGAAGACTCCCTACAGAGGAAGAGGTAGTTAAGAGACTCAAGATCTCACCTGAGAGATACCGTGAAGTCTTGAGAGCCGCGAAACCTGTTTTCTCACTGAACTCGAAACACGCGGTTACTCAAGAAGAGTTCATCAACGGAATCACTGATGTTGATGGTGTAGGAGCTGATAACCGGAGACAGCTTGCTCTTCTCAGGCTAGCTCTCGACGACGTG CTGGATTCGTTGAAGCCAAAAGAGAGTCTGGTTGTTAGACAAAGATACGGTCTTGATGGGAAAGGGGACAGGACACTAGGAGAGATAGCTGGGAATCTCAACATCTCTAGAGAAATGGTGAGGAAACATGAAGTCAAGGCTTTGATGAAGCTCAAACATCAGGCTCGAGTTGATTACCTTCGGCAGTACATCATctga
- the LOC108853417 gene encoding uncharacterized protein LOC108853417, with amino-acid sequence MVKLATAREIRTYGPRLGRSRAEYINAGLYLFATVVLIGGFTATGFSWEPRSGLVLILLALALITAVNIHDLVAHLAGIDYRLKLMEYDLQLGLVEFAVPLVQVAGSVVFFLGILIVFNQAETKHGNSGREKHALNMLIAGPLLWVIGSIHNSCQIYERADSHVQILQQCVHIPFLVGSLLFLVSSLLNSFDQSGSSHTALKLLGRRWIWLGISGSICLFVGGLMNVVKVFNFVQITGLRLEKLRGGAQDRLLEGREGYLPLVAEEERIRKMEADQASDRAKTRSHLDSKKGAGATESVMGTSETPYKDVLLGQG; translated from the exons ATGGTGAAACTCGCGACGGCGCGTGAGATTAGAACGTACGGCCCTCGGCTCGGTAGAAGCAGAGCCGAGTACATCAACGCTGGTCTGTACCTATTCGCAACCGTGGTGCTCATAGGCGGATTCACCGCGACAGGGTTCTCGTGGGAGCCAAGATCTGGCCTCGTCCTTATTCTCTTGGCTCTTGCTCTTATAACTGCCGTGAACATTCACGATCTTGTAGCTCATTTAGCAGGAATTGATTACCG TTTAAAGTTAATGGAGTATGATTTACAACTGGGGCTAGTAGAATTTGCCGTCCCTCTGGTTCAGGTAGCTGGTTCGGTCGTCTTCTTCTTGGGTATCCTTATCGTTTTCAATCAG GCAGAGACAAAACATGGAAATAGTGGAAGAGAGAAGCACGCATTAAACATGCTTATTGCGGGTCCTTTGCTTTGGGTGATAGGATCAATTCACAACTCCTGCCAAATCTATGAAAGAGCAGACAGTCACGTCCAGATTCTACAGCAGTGTGTTCACATCCCTTTCTTGGTTGGATCCCTTCTATTTTTGGTTTCCTCACTTCTCAATAGCTTTGATCAATCCGGGTCATCTCACACTGCCTTGAAGCTTCTT GGGAGGAGATGGATTTGGCTTGGGATTTCCGGGTCGATATGTCTGTTTGTGGGAGGACTGATGAACGTAGTGAAGGTTTTTAACTTTGTTCAGATCACTGGGCTCCGCCTCGAGAAACTGAGGGGTGGAGCACAAGACCGGCTTCTTGAGGGGAGAGAAGGATATCTCCCTCTTGTTGCTGAAGAAGAAAGAATAAGGAAAATGGAAGCTGATCAAGCTTCTGATAGAGCCAAAACTCGGTCCCACTTAGACTCCAAGAAGGGAGCTGGTGCTACAGAGAGCGTGATGGGAACTTCTGAGACACCGTACAAGGATGTTCTCCTAGGACAGGGCTAA